One segment of Radiobacillus kanasensis DNA contains the following:
- a CDS encoding YheC/YheD family endospore coat-associated protein yields the protein MKDNLCIIPISIGIFVAGFSHRGPLLGSRTRLFEQMSITGDELGFETVFFGHQHIQPDRNMVHGYQFKHNRWVQKVGPIPSVVYNRLPNRKIEHHPQVVKMMKALKQKSSFFNEGFFNKWEIHEKVMKETDYAYLLPETTLHPSKQKIQNLLSKHPLYIKPVHGSLGKGIVQCTKLDNGELEVRYYVQNQAKVNRYVEDEAFFQQQFPNGFKGYVAQQAISLIQKQNSPIDFRVHANKNDRNSWEVSLIAAKFAGKGSLTTHVQRGGSIHTLGELFSNEESKRIQTKLTDLALALCQGLERRMPHYVGEIGFDFGIDQEGKAWLFEANSKPGFHVFEHPTFRKQMKQVFSYPYLYGFYLHNQRTNQIG from the coding sequence ATGAAAGACAACTTATGTATCATCCCTATTTCAATTGGTATTTTCGTTGCAGGTTTTTCTCATCGTGGGCCGTTGTTAGGTTCCAGAACGAGACTTTTCGAACAGATGAGCATCACTGGGGATGAACTAGGATTTGAAACGGTATTTTTTGGACACCAACATATTCAGCCTGATCGAAATATGGTTCATGGGTATCAGTTCAAACATAACAGATGGGTTCAAAAAGTAGGACCTATCCCATCTGTCGTTTACAACCGTCTTCCAAATCGAAAAATTGAACATCACCCACAAGTAGTGAAAATGATGAAAGCTTTAAAACAAAAGTCTTCCTTTTTTAATGAGGGATTTTTTAATAAATGGGAAATACACGAGAAAGTGATGAAGGAAACTGATTATGCTTATCTTTTACCTGAAACAACCCTTCATCCTTCCAAACAAAAAATACAGAATCTACTTTCAAAACATCCCTTATATATAAAGCCTGTACACGGCAGCTTAGGCAAAGGAATTGTTCAATGTACAAAGCTTGATAATGGAGAGCTTGAGGTTCGCTATTATGTCCAAAATCAGGCTAAAGTAAATCGTTATGTAGAAGATGAAGCATTTTTTCAACAACAATTTCCGAACGGCTTTAAAGGCTATGTTGCCCAACAAGCCATTTCCTTAATCCAAAAGCAAAACAGTCCCATTGATTTTCGGGTCCATGCTAATAAAAACGATCGAAATAGCTGGGAGGTTTCTTTGATAGCAGCAAAGTTTGCTGGAAAAGGGAGCTTGACGACGCACGTTCAGCGCGGTGGCAGTATCCATACATTAGGAGAGTTGTTTTCCAACGAAGAATCAAAACGTATTCAGACTAAGCTGACCGACTTGGCACTTGCACTATGCCAAGGATTAGAACGGAGAATGCCTCATTATGTGGGAGAGATTGGATTCGATTTTGGTATCGACCAAGAAGGGAAGGCTTGGCTTTTTGAGGCCAACTCTAAGCCAGGATTCCACGTTTTTGAGCATCCGACCTTTCGAAAACAAATGAAACAAGTATTTTCATATCCATATCTGTACGGTTTTTATCTTCATAATCAGAGAACAAATCAAATTGGCTGA
- a CDS encoding DUF445 domain-containing protein, whose amino-acid sequence MEFLLVLFMIIIGALIGGITNSIAIKMLFRPYEAKYIGKWKVPFTPGLIPKRREELAKQLGRMVVEHLLTPEGMKKRLENGNFKKHALDWVTKETDKLYYSNQSLQSILHSVGLEITEDQLRAYIHGFGKKKVQGLIEKNDDRVLRDFLDDDWLHKSEKGINQLSTYIQKALVQYIGGPEARQKILEVIQAYLGGKGFFGNMISSFLGNDGLADNIQPLLVQYAESEDGREMLERLISKEWEKLLNKKVRDITDLVGEELLDKAIHTIGTSLFPNGRLNQPLTDWLPKAIPTMFNNRIVPSLINKAADLLIGRMDVLFQSLKIEDIVEAEVASFPIRRVEQLVLNISSREFKMITYLGALLGGMIGLIQGIFVLLLS is encoded by the coding sequence ATGGAATTTTTGCTCGTTTTATTTATGATTATTATTGGTGCTTTAATCGGTGGAATTACGAACTCTATTGCAATCAAAATGTTATTCCGACCTTACGAGGCCAAGTATATAGGAAAGTGGAAGGTACCTTTTACACCTGGGCTCATTCCGAAGCGGAGAGAAGAGTTAGCCAAACAATTGGGAAGAATGGTTGTTGAGCACTTGCTTACTCCAGAAGGCATGAAGAAACGGTTAGAAAATGGGAATTTTAAAAAACATGCTCTCGATTGGGTGACGAAAGAAACCGATAAACTGTACTACTCGAATCAATCCTTGCAGTCGATTCTTCACTCTGTTGGTCTGGAAATAACGGAGGATCAGCTGAGAGCATACATCCATGGATTTGGTAAGAAGAAGGTGCAAGGGCTTATCGAAAAGAATGATGATCGAGTTCTCCGAGACTTTTTAGATGACGACTGGTTACATAAATCGGAAAAAGGGATTAATCAGTTATCCACCTATATCCAGAAGGCGCTTGTTCAGTACATCGGTGGTCCGGAGGCTCGACAAAAAATCTTAGAAGTCATCCAAGCTTACTTAGGTGGCAAAGGGTTTTTCGGAAATATGATCTCTTCATTCCTAGGGAACGATGGCCTAGCTGATAATATTCAACCTTTACTTGTTCAATATGCAGAATCAGAAGATGGACGAGAAATGTTGGAACGGCTTATTTCAAAGGAATGGGAAAAACTGTTGAATAAAAAAGTGCGAGATATTACGGATCTTGTTGGTGAAGAGCTGTTGGATAAAGCGATCCATACAATCGGGACCTCTTTATTCCCGAATGGTCGACTCAATCAACCTTTAACGGATTGGTTACCTAAAGCGATCCCGACGATGTTTAACAATCGGATTGTGCCAAGCCTTATAAACAAGGCAGCGGATCTTTTAATTGGGCGAATGGATGTATTGTTTCAGTCACTAAAAATTGAAGATATTGTGGAAGCAGAAGTAGCTTCCTTCCCGATTCGAAGAGTGGAACAGTTGGTACTCAATATCTCAAGTCGTGAATTTAAAATGATTACGTACTTAGGAGCTTTATTGGGAGGCATGATCGGTTTAATCCAAGGGATTTTTGTCTTACTCCTGTCATAA
- a CDS encoding YlbF family regulator, whose amino-acid sequence MANMYDSAYDLEKAIRNSDEFQALKQAYETVMADEQAKKMFDDFRKTQIELQEKQMQGQEITEEEVEKARKVVELVQQHEQISNLMEQEQRLNVVINDVSRIITKPLEELYGDTQQ is encoded by the coding sequence ATGGCAAATATGTATGATAGTGCGTACGACTTAGAAAAAGCAATTCGTAATAGTGACGAATTTCAAGCCTTGAAGCAAGCATACGAAACTGTAATGGCAGATGAGCAAGCAAAAAAAATGTTCGATGACTTCCGTAAAACACAAATTGAGCTTCAAGAAAAACAGATGCAAGGGCAAGAAATTACAGAAGAAGAGGTAGAGAAAGCTCGTAAGGTTGTCGAGCTCGTTCAACAACACGAACAAATCTCAAACTTAATGGAACAAGAACAGCGCTTAAATGTTGTCATCAATGATGTAAGTCGTATTATTACAAAACCACTTGAAGAATTATATGGCGATACTCAACAATAA
- a CDS encoding ABC transporter ATP-binding protein, with product MSLKINQVTKRFGSFTAVDNLSIEIPEKQIFGFLGANGAGKTTTFRMILGLIDVTEGEISWNGNPINYSNSDLIGYLPEERGLYPKLKVVDQIVYLGKLRGMQKKEVIRELRHWLELFRISDYENKKVEELSKGNQQKIQFISAVIHKPELLILDEPFSGLDPVNVELLKKAVVDLKERGTSIVFSSHRMEHVEELCEYLCIMQHGKPVVHGSLKEIKRSFGKKNLFIHADFDLSFLESMDGVVKWKKVAEGCELQISSEEVSQRVFEALQDKGFIRKFALEEPSLNDIFIEKAGESYE from the coding sequence ATGAGTTTAAAAATAAACCAAGTGACCAAACGGTTCGGATCTTTTACGGCAGTTGATAACCTGTCCATCGAGATTCCGGAAAAACAAATTTTCGGTTTTTTAGGGGCGAATGGAGCGGGTAAGACTACAACTTTTCGTATGATTCTTGGCCTAATTGATGTGACCGAGGGGGAAATTTCCTGGAATGGAAACCCGATCAACTATAGCAACAGTGATCTTATCGGTTATTTACCAGAAGAGAGAGGGCTTTATCCGAAGTTAAAAGTAGTGGATCAGATTGTCTATCTAGGAAAGCTACGTGGCATGCAAAAGAAGGAAGTCATACGCGAGCTTCGCCATTGGTTAGAGCTTTTCCGAATTTCCGATTATGAAAACAAAAAGGTAGAAGAGTTATCTAAAGGGAACCAACAAAAAATCCAATTTATATCTGCCGTTATACATAAGCCTGAATTGCTAATATTAGACGAGCCCTTTTCCGGACTAGATCCAGTAAATGTGGAACTATTGAAAAAGGCAGTAGTCGATTTAAAAGAGCGGGGGACTTCCATTGTGTTTTCATCCCATCGTATGGAGCATGTCGAAGAACTTTGCGAATACTTATGCATTATGCAGCACGGGAAACCAGTTGTTCATGGTTCCTTAAAAGAGATCAAGCGCTCTTTCGGGAAAAAGAACTTATTTATTCATGCTGACTTTGATTTATCTTTCTTGGAATCCATGGATGGAGTAGTAAAGTGGAAGAAGGTTGCGGAAGGTTGTGAGCTACAAATCAGTAGTGAGGAAGTTTCACAACGTGTTTTTGAAGCCCTTCAAGACAAAGGTTTCATTAGAAAATTTGCATTGGAAGAGCCGTCGCTAAATGACATTTTCATTGAGAAAGCAGGTGAGTCATATGAATAA
- a CDS encoding ABC transporter permease, which translates to MNKFWIVLSHTYLSRLKTKSFIFTTALTILLIVAVGNIQTIIESFGGDEVKKVAVIDDSNQLYDSLNESIQVADSDIELENYDGSVEEAQELVSKEELAGLLHITFNDEQIPEATYYANKVSTAGETDVLEQNLQQLKVAISANNAGIDPATVQGIFAPVSFEKVSLEENAKTEAELSTTRGIVYVMLFMLYIAVIMYGNMIAMDIANEKASRVMEILISSMPPVSQMFAKIFGVALLGITQVGIFVVAGYAMLTMKKDELTGGIFEYFGLANADVSTFVYAIVFFLLGYLLYATLSAMLGSLVSRMEEINQMMAPVIYLIMIAFFIAMFGLNNPESQVVTITSYIPFFTPMLMFLRVGMLDIPAWEIAASIGIMIASIALLGMIGSRVYRGGVLMYGKSASIKDFKKAFELSKKDK; encoded by the coding sequence ATGAATAAGTTTTGGATTGTCCTTTCTCATACCTATCTTAGCAGGCTGAAGACAAAATCCTTTATATTCACAACTGCACTGACGATTTTATTAATTGTTGCGGTTGGAAACATTCAAACGATCATTGAATCATTCGGTGGCGACGAAGTGAAGAAAGTAGCGGTTATCGATGATTCGAATCAACTTTACGATTCGTTGAATGAATCGATTCAGGTTGCGGACTCGGATATCGAGTTAGAGAACTATGATGGAAGTGTGGAAGAAGCACAAGAGTTAGTGAGTAAGGAAGAATTAGCTGGGCTACTTCACATTACATTTAATGACGAACAAATTCCAGAAGCTACATACTATGCAAATAAAGTTTCGACAGCAGGAGAAACAGATGTTCTTGAGCAGAATCTTCAGCAATTAAAAGTTGCCATTTCTGCTAATAATGCTGGCATTGACCCAGCTACTGTCCAAGGGATTTTTGCTCCTGTTTCCTTTGAAAAAGTTTCGCTTGAAGAAAATGCTAAAACAGAGGCAGAACTAAGTACAACTCGCGGTATCGTATATGTAATGCTGTTTATGCTTTATATTGCCGTTATTATGTATGGAAATATGATTGCAATGGATATAGCGAATGAAAAGGCATCTAGGGTTATGGAAATTCTAATTTCTAGTATGCCTCCTGTTAGTCAAATGTTTGCCAAGATATTTGGGGTGGCGCTGTTAGGGATTACTCAGGTCGGGATCTTTGTTGTAGCTGGATATGCCATGCTTACGATGAAGAAGGACGAATTAACCGGAGGGATTTTTGAATATTTTGGATTAGCGAACGCTGATGTATCAACTTTCGTATATGCGATAGTCTTTTTCTTACTTGGGTATCTCTTATACGCAACTTTGTCTGCTATGTTAGGATCATTAGTAAGCAGAATGGAAGAAATCAATCAAATGATGGCACCAGTTATTTATTTGATTATGATTGCCTTCTTTATCGCCATGTTCGGTTTGAACAATCCGGAATCTCAAGTCGTGACTATCACATCTTATATTCCGTTTTTCACACCAATGCTTATGTTTTTAAGAGTGGGAATGCTCGATATCCCGGCATGGGAAATTGCGGCATCTATCGGAATCATGATAGCTTCGATTGCACTACTAGGAATGATCGGTTCAAGAGTGTATCGAGGTGGGGTTTTAATGTATGGAAAATCTGCCTCCATCAAAGATTTCAAGAAAGCCTTTGAATTATCTAAAAAAGATAAATAA
- a CDS encoding GNAT family N-acetyltransferase: MKWERGEYSINTDPTKLDNEKIFTLLSNSYWASDRPKDIMEESLENSLNFGVYQQDTLVGFGRVITDKVVFSWLLDVVIEESHRGEGLGKWLVETIINHPDVKQTSIGLSTKDAHSLYERFGFEHQSFMRKPRL, translated from the coding sequence GTGAAATGGGAACGTGGAGAGTATTCGATTAACACAGATCCAACTAAGTTAGATAATGAAAAAATTTTTACGCTATTATCTAATTCTTATTGGGCGAGTGATCGACCAAAAGATATTATGGAAGAAAGCTTAGAAAATTCTTTGAACTTTGGCGTTTATCAACAGGATACCCTCGTTGGATTTGGTAGAGTAATTACTGATAAGGTAGTTTTCTCTTGGTTATTGGATGTCGTGATTGAGGAAAGTCATCGTGGAGAAGGATTAGGAAAGTGGCTTGTGGAAACGATAATTAATCATCCTGATGTGAAGCAAACGTCCATCGGGTTATCTACGAAAGACGCACACAGCCTATATGAAAGATTTGGCTTCGAACATCAATCATTCATGCGAAAACCTAGACTGTAA
- a CDS encoding metallophosphoesterase family protein has product MITKKITFIHCADLHLDSPFKGLRNMTPAKYKDVQESTFIALSRLVHLAIEQQVDFVLLVGDIFDKEILSLKAQIRFKEAMEQLEQHSIQVFASFGNHDYVEQRSLAVSLPSNVHLFETEDVTFLPFIKNGERIAHIYGFSYEKREVQENKVEEYVQRDGARFHIATLHGSLSTNTEHDVYAPFQLSELVTTSFDYWALGHIHKREVLKAKPAIVYPGNIQGRSKKETGEKGCYLVELDEKNTDLSFYPLQEIRFETSEIDVHECSNLGEIAAKLKHSLQHHVYGKCILTIRFKGYQSSLGEWHRSGEITELIDLENERESFSKADWTHIEGYKTNYYQDPSQQTAEELGFRKEVFRSLHEEIDIQEILKPILQHRQVRKHLDIFTDGEVKELEEAAEELLIDQLTKEG; this is encoded by the coding sequence ATGATAACGAAAAAAATTACATTTATTCATTGCGCGGATTTGCATCTAGACAGTCCATTTAAAGGATTGCGTAACATGACTCCTGCTAAATACAAGGATGTTCAAGAAAGTACGTTTATCGCCCTTTCTCGTCTAGTACACCTTGCAATCGAGCAGCAAGTAGACTTTGTGTTATTGGTTGGAGATATTTTTGATAAAGAAATTTTATCCCTTAAAGCCCAGATTAGATTTAAAGAAGCGATGGAACAACTAGAACAACATAGTATTCAAGTTTTTGCATCCTTCGGAAACCACGATTATGTCGAACAGCGTTCCCTAGCTGTTTCTCTGCCAAGTAATGTCCATCTTTTTGAAACAGAGGATGTTACATTCCTTCCTTTTATAAAGAACGGGGAGCGAATCGCCCACATATATGGCTTTAGCTACGAAAAACGAGAGGTTCAAGAGAATAAAGTGGAAGAGTATGTTCAAAGGGATGGAGCACGCTTTCATATTGCGACGTTACATGGAAGTCTATCCACTAATACAGAACATGACGTATATGCCCCTTTTCAACTGAGCGAATTGGTTACAACATCATTTGACTATTGGGCACTCGGTCACATACATAAACGGGAGGTCTTAAAAGCAAAGCCGGCAATTGTTTATCCAGGGAATATACAAGGTCGTTCAAAAAAAGAAACAGGGGAAAAAGGCTGTTATTTGGTTGAGTTGGATGAGAAAAATACGGATTTATCCTTTTACCCTTTACAGGAGATTCGTTTTGAAACCTCAGAAATAGATGTACACGAATGTTCCAATCTAGGAGAAATTGCAGCAAAGTTAAAGCATTCACTCCAACACCATGTGTATGGTAAATGCATCCTTACCATACGGTTTAAAGGATATCAGTCAAGTCTAGGAGAGTGGCACCGTTCCGGAGAAATAACCGAGCTCATAGATCTAGAGAATGAACGGGAGAGTTTTTCAAAAGCCGATTGGACACATATTGAGGGGTATAAAACAAATTACTATCAGGATCCGTCTCAGCAAACCGCGGAAGAACTCGGATTTAGAAAGGAAGTCTTTCGTTCCCTTCATGAAGAGATAGATATCCAAGAGATTTTAAAACCGATATTACAGCACCGACAAGTCAGAAAACACCTAGACATTTTTACAGATGGAGAGGTAAAAGAGTTGGAAGAAGCGGCAGAGGAGTTACTCATAGATCAGCTGACAAAGGAAGGATAA
- a CDS encoding ATP-binding protein: MKIKSAFIYGFGKWEQQEIDFSPHSFSIVIGENESGKSTLRHFLLFMLFGLPPKRREFYRPATGGTIGGKLTVSTESDGEIVLERDHHRLNGELQCYLENGERKNEEWFRTRLTGLSLETYQSIFSFNAQELYQLHTLKEEDLGEVLLGVGMTGSDQIYTTEKRLEQYASELFKPQGRNPKINRQVERLEEVSNEIVSIQNEQEKYIQAKEEQQRLQEKLQRLQKEQIEAQERQAYISKKLEIHPQMVDYHVTATELERLRQEGVNHFPTNGVERYQQLKEKLLPIQSEIRVLHSTIETLKYDIAELKSGQFPRERLERLNQLLQQVNRIQQISMNLDFKEKESNQLLEELKQILQRINAGLATEDLDDMSIPFHIEEYWNQLKQEKEHFIHSENQLAEEQSVLHRQSREVENNLGQLQQKLLPNQKVQELEAILNRHHLPQETSRTSSNWNKEQKKRIKKSNQHLITGWLVAIILGAIGYFLEISILVPISISIAILSIGQAFFVRQSLKEWTPAYQAEALSPEQAEEYANAKRQLDDHAHQLDQYRKLEVTLSQMQTAQLKIEEKQQFHQQSGQQLQQKIDWQIETYPFLRKIELSYWPRLYAYLETAQEKRKQWKQVEHELESLRHSYSDFERNALDYLWGEEGIEKEVDLEEIIVLLRQERKSQQQISEQLDYVSQQLQTKETLLSDHVERAVPYQEEMNQLLDTTGTEREDYFLERGALFEKWGRKQQQMEQLKHSLSIGLDKGELDILMTEPPVEQEKLEAEVTHIGRMIQGNTDDLEETRQALANLNSRLSMLESSEQYSQYLHDYYLEKEVLQQQVKQWAIYKMAQTALQTAKQNYLHNYMPTIMEATTSLLEQLTDGRYKRVFAPSGGNRLEVESAGGQRFHVDQLSQGTSDQLYIALRLALGTVMSEQYGLPFIIDDAFVHFDEKRTDRMMDILENLSTSHQILLFSCRPQLIDISKNAHVIPLSSNLVENRSHS, translated from the coding sequence ATGAAAATAAAATCTGCCTTTATCTATGGATTTGGTAAATGGGAGCAACAGGAAATAGACTTTTCACCCCATTCTTTTTCAATAGTCATCGGTGAAAATGAATCTGGAAAATCGACTTTGCGTCACTTTCTTCTATTTATGTTATTTGGATTACCACCTAAGAGACGTGAATTTTATCGTCCGGCAACAGGAGGCACTATTGGAGGAAAACTGACGGTTTCGACGGAAAGCGATGGAGAAATTGTTCTCGAACGAGATCACCACCGACTCAATGGAGAACTTCAATGTTACCTGGAAAATGGCGAAAGAAAAAATGAGGAATGGTTTCGGACAAGACTAACTGGTTTATCACTAGAAACATATCAATCTATTTTTTCATTCAATGCACAGGAACTTTACCAGTTACACACATTAAAGGAAGAAGACCTTGGAGAGGTTCTGCTTGGTGTTGGAATGACTGGCTCTGACCAAATTTATACAACGGAAAAGCGTTTAGAACAATATGCAAGTGAATTGTTCAAGCCACAAGGTCGAAATCCAAAGATTAATCGTCAGGTAGAACGATTAGAAGAGGTATCAAATGAAATAGTTAGTATTCAAAATGAGCAAGAGAAATATATACAAGCAAAAGAAGAGCAACAACGATTACAAGAAAAACTTCAACGTCTACAAAAGGAACAAATAGAGGCTCAAGAAAGACAAGCGTATATTTCTAAAAAACTAGAGATTCATCCACAAATGGTAGATTACCATGTAACCGCAACCGAGTTGGAGCGTTTAAGACAAGAAGGTGTCAATCATTTTCCTACGAACGGTGTGGAACGGTACCAGCAACTGAAAGAAAAACTTCTTCCCATTCAAAGTGAAATTCGGGTTTTGCATTCTACCATAGAAACTTTGAAATATGATATAGCAGAGTTGAAGAGTGGACAATTTCCTAGGGAGCGACTTGAAAGGCTAAATCAGTTGCTTCAACAAGTAAATAGGATTCAACAAATAAGCATGAATCTCGATTTTAAGGAAAAGGAATCGAATCAGCTTTTGGAAGAGTTAAAGCAAATTCTCCAACGTATAAATGCCGGCTTAGCGACGGAGGATTTAGATGACATGTCTATTCCCTTCCATATTGAAGAATATTGGAACCAATTAAAACAAGAAAAAGAACATTTCATCCATTCGGAAAATCAATTGGCAGAAGAGCAATCCGTTCTCCATAGACAGAGCAGAGAGGTGGAGAATAATCTAGGTCAGCTACAGCAGAAATTGTTACCAAATCAGAAGGTACAGGAGTTAGAAGCAATTCTCAATCGTCATCACCTTCCACAGGAAACATCCAGAACTTCATCAAACTGGAATAAAGAGCAGAAAAAACGAATAAAAAAGAGCAATCAACATCTGATAACAGGCTGGCTAGTTGCGATAATATTAGGGGCAATCGGTTACTTTTTGGAGATTAGTATCTTGGTCCCGATAAGTATTTCGATTGCGATTCTCTCTATTGGACAAGCCTTTTTTGTCCGTCAATCCCTAAAGGAATGGACGCCAGCTTATCAAGCGGAAGCACTTTCTCCGGAACAAGCTGAGGAATATGCAAATGCCAAGCGACAACTAGACGATCATGCCCACCAATTAGATCAATATCGTAAGCTGGAGGTCACTCTTTCTCAAATGCAAACTGCTCAATTAAAAATAGAAGAAAAACAACAATTTCACCAGCAGTCTGGTCAACAGCTTCAACAGAAAATAGACTGGCAAATCGAAACGTATCCTTTCCTAAGAAAAATAGAACTGTCGTATTGGCCAAGACTATACGCTTATTTAGAAACGGCTCAAGAGAAGAGAAAGCAATGGAAACAAGTGGAACACGAACTGGAAAGCCTTCGTCATTCCTATAGCGATTTTGAAAGAAATGCATTGGACTATCTATGGGGAGAAGAAGGAATAGAGAAGGAAGTAGATTTAGAGGAGATAATTGTCTTGCTCCGGCAGGAAAGAAAATCTCAGCAACAGATTTCAGAACAGCTTGATTACGTAAGTCAGCAATTACAAACAAAAGAAACCCTTTTATCCGATCATGTAGAAAGAGCTGTTCCTTACCAAGAAGAGATGAATCAATTACTTGATACTACTGGGACAGAACGTGAAGATTACTTTTTAGAGCGTGGTGCTTTATTTGAGAAATGGGGCCGGAAACAACAACAAATGGAGCAATTAAAGCACTCCTTATCAATCGGTCTAGACAAAGGCGAATTGGACATTCTTATGACGGAGCCACCAGTGGAGCAAGAAAAACTAGAAGCAGAAGTAACTCATATAGGGCGTATGATTCAAGGGAATACGGATGATCTGGAGGAAACGAGACAAGCGTTAGCGAATCTAAATTCAAGGCTATCCATGCTGGAAAGCTCTGAGCAATATTCCCAATACTTACACGACTATTACTTAGAGAAGGAGGTACTCCAGCAACAAGTCAAACAATGGGCAATCTATAAAATGGCACAAACGGCATTGCAAACAGCGAAGCAAAATTACTTGCATAACTATATGCCAACCATTATGGAAGCTACTACATCCTTATTGGAACAGTTAACGGACGGTCGATATAAGCGCGTATTCGCTCCATCAGGTGGTAATCGTTTAGAAGTTGAATCCGCAGGTGGACAAAGATTCCACGTTGATCAATTGTCTCAAGGTACATCGGATCAGCTCTACATTGCTTTAAGGTTAGCTCTAGGTACAGTTATGAGCGAACAATACGGACTTCCATTTATTATTGATGATGCTTTTGTCCACTTTGATGAAAAACGAACAGATCGGATGATGGACATCCTAGAGAATTTATCTACCAGTCATCAAATTTTATTGTTCTCCTGTCGACCACAGCTAATCGATATTTCCAAGAATGCTCATGTGATTCCCTTATCCAGTAATCTAGTAGAGAATCGTTCGCATTCATAA
- a CDS encoding GbsR/MarR family transcriptional regulator yields the protein MTNQEKSKDWATREAAVEKFIQVIAKNMNLYGITTSVGRLYGALYFAEQPMTLDDMRDALEMSKTSMSTGVRSLAEMRMVEPAYKKGVRKDLYKSEEDWYKSFTSLFGNRWRHHTESNIEEADQTIVELEMLKNQTTDEMLIEKLEDDLYRLKYAQNYYKWLMRFIEVVESGKIFEYIPKQEEE from the coding sequence TTGACGAACCAAGAAAAGTCCAAGGATTGGGCGACTAGAGAAGCTGCAGTAGAAAAATTTATTCAAGTCATTGCAAAAAATATGAATCTTTATGGCATTACAACTTCTGTTGGGAGATTATATGGTGCTTTATATTTTGCGGAGCAGCCTATGACATTGGACGATATGCGCGATGCTCTGGAAATGAGTAAGACGAGCATGTCTACAGGTGTCCGTTCTCTTGCAGAAATGAGGATGGTAGAGCCCGCCTATAAAAAAGGCGTTCGAAAGGATCTATACAAGTCTGAGGAAGATTGGTATAAATCATTTACCTCTTTGTTTGGAAATCGCTGGAGACACCATACGGAAAGCAATATAGAGGAAGCGGATCAAACGATTGTTGAGTTAGAAATGCTGAAGAATCAGACTACAGATGAAATGCTCATCGAAAAACTTGAGGATGATCTCTATCGACTGAAATATGCGCAAAACTATTATAAATGGTTAATGCGGTTTATTGAGGTCGTGGAATCTGGGAAAATATTTGAATATATTCCGAAGCAGGAAGAGGAGTAG